Proteins from one Romboutsia sp. CE17 genomic window:
- a CDS encoding alpha/beta-type small acid-soluble spore protein has translation MSNSNNRTVVPEAKAALNQMKLEIANEIGLSNYENIDKGNLTARQNGYVGGYMTKRLVEMAEQQMAGK, from the coding sequence ATGTCAAACTCTAATAACAGAACAGTCGTACCAGAAGCTAAAGCTGCTTTAAATCAAATGAAGCTAGAAATAGCTAATGAAATAGGTTTATCTAACTATGAAAATATAGATAAAGGTAACCTAACAGCTAGACAAAACGGTTACGTAGGTGGATACATGACTAAAAGATTAGTAGAAATGGCAGAACAACAAATGGCTGGTAAATAG
- a CDS encoding polysaccharide deacetylase family protein, whose product MSLKNKRAKAFFLSITFFIVALLLVFALVYGIKYICSINDNANIPIYRVDTDDKRIAITFDVAWGTENIDDIVEILEKHNIKATFFLVGSWIDDNKEIVKMLNEKGHEIGNHSNTHPNMNNLSDEEIMNEIEITSEKISNITGKETILFRPPFGEVNDEVMGVCKALDYTVIKWDVDSLDWKDIGPVHIIDRVSKNVQPGSIVLFHASSSNVKEYLDTILTQIESKGYSIGTVSDLIYKDNYNINSSGVQKLKED is encoded by the coding sequence ATGAGTTTAAAAAATAAAAGGGCTAAAGCCTTTTTTCTAAGCATAACTTTTTTCATAGTTGCACTACTATTAGTATTCGCCTTAGTTTATGGAATAAAGTACATATGCTCTATAAACGATAATGCAAATATACCTATATATAGGGTTGATACAGATGATAAGAGAATAGCTATAACATTTGATGTGGCATGGGGAACAGAAAATATAGATGATATAGTAGAAATACTAGAAAAACATAATATCAAAGCAACATTTTTCTTAGTTGGTAGCTGGATAGATGATAACAAAGAAATAGTCAAAATGTTAAATGAAAAAGGTCATGAGATTGGCAACCATTCAAATACTCATCCTAATATGAATAATCTTTCAGATGAAGAAATTATGAATGAAATAGAGATTACCTCAGAAAAAATTTCAAACATAACAGGGAAGGAGACAATTTTATTTAGGCCACCATTTGGTGAAGTAAATGATGAAGTTATGGGAGTTTGTAAAGCATTAGATTATACAGTTATAAAATGGGATGTGGACTCTTTAGATTGGAAGGATATAGGTCCTGTACATATAATAGATAGAGTTTCTAAAAACGTTCAACCGGGTTCTATAGTATTATTTCATGCAAGTTCAAGCAATGTGAAAGAATATTTAGATACAATACTTACACAGATAGAAAGTAAAGGATATAGCATAGGAACAGTTTCAGACTTAATTTATAAAGATAATTACAATATAAATTCATCTGGAGTACAAAAACTAAAAGAAGATTAA
- a CDS encoding L-cysteine desulfidase family protein: protein MRDIRSNLINILKEEVKPALGCTEPVAVALACAKAKELLGEEVLKNKILLSPNVYKNGMCVGIPGTDRLGLKIAAAMGILGGHSENGLQVLETLDENQVKCAENYMDNNHIDISPLDTTEKVYIEVSLKGANHSSKVIIRTKHDNFVYLEKDGEVILNKEEENTNTQTTEKQENIMDSITIKELVENIEKLNFEDIKFLLDGISMNEEIAEVGLKEKVGIGVGYGIKKSMEEGLLGDDLMNQAMMITAAASDARMAGIKMPVMSSNGSGNHGLTAILPIVAYNKKFPQSEEKLARSLAISHLITAYVKNFTGRLSAVCGCGVAASTGATAGISWLMSGDIKQIESSIENMVANLSGMICDGAKAGCALKLASAASAAVQSAIIAKQGCHVPAMNGIVGSKVEESIQNLGKISDKGMSVTDKVIINVMDEMNKVN, encoded by the coding sequence ATGAGAGATATAAGATCAAACTTAATAAATATATTAAAGGAAGAAGTTAAACCAGCTTTAGGATGTACAGAGCCAGTAGCAGTAGCATTAGCATGCGCAAAGGCAAAAGAGTTATTGGGAGAAGAAGTTTTAAAGAATAAAATATTATTAAGCCCAAATGTATATAAGAATGGTATGTGTGTTGGAATACCAGGTACAGATAGATTAGGATTAAAAATAGCTGCTGCTATGGGTATTTTAGGTGGTCATTCAGAAAATGGATTACAAGTATTAGAAACTTTAGATGAAAATCAAGTTAAATGTGCTGAAAACTATATGGATAATAATCATATAGATATATCACCATTAGATACAACTGAAAAAGTATATATAGAAGTAAGTTTAAAAGGCGCAAATCATAGTTCAAAAGTCATAATAAGAACTAAACATGACAACTTTGTTTATTTAGAAAAAGATGGAGAAGTTATATTAAACAAAGAAGAAGAAAATACGAATACTCAGACAACTGAAAAGCAAGAAAATATAATGGATAGTATAACTATAAAGGAATTGGTTGAAAATATTGAAAAGCTTAATTTTGAAGATATTAAATTTTTATTAGATGGTATATCTATGAATGAAGAGATAGCTGAAGTTGGATTAAAAGAAAAAGTAGGAATTGGTGTAGGTTATGGAATAAAAAAATCTATGGAAGAGGGTCTTCTAGGTGATGATTTAATGAATCAAGCTATGATGATAACAGCAGCTGCATCTGATGCTAGGATGGCTGGAATAAAAATGCCAGTCATGAGTTCTAATGGAAGTGGTAATCATGGATTAACAGCTATACTACCAATAGTAGCTTATAATAAAAAATTCCCTCAAAGTGAAGAAAAACTTGCTAGATCTCTAGCTATATCTCATTTAATTACAGCTTATGTTAAAAACTTTACAGGAAGATTATCTGCGGTATGCGGTTGCGGTGTTGCAGCTTCAACTGGAGCAACAGCAGGAATATCTTGGCTAATGAGTGGAGATATAAAGCAAATAGAAAGCTCTATAGAAAATATGGTAGCTAATTTAAGCGGAATGATTTGTGACGGAGCTAAAGCAGGATGTGCTTTAAAATTAGCGTCAGCAGCATCAGCAGCAGTACAAAGTGCTATAATAGCTAAGCAAGGATGTCATGTTCCAGCGATGAATGGAATTGTTGGATCAAAAGTAGAAGAAAGTATACAAAACTTAGGAAAAATAAGTGATAAAGGAATGTCAGTTACTGATAAAGTTATAATAAATGTAATGGATGAGATGAATAAAGTAAATTAA
- a CDS encoding VOC family protein: protein MSKKFMHHVCIQTDKYEESLAFYRDIMEFEVVKETVGFHGRDFNTWLKLDDFMIELQTAKKGNTFNKWSSLNEGIVHMCFLVEDIDAEYKRIIELGYNKFKIKNGVVIYDVEDGRLFKIKAPEGTEIEIRDTNI, encoded by the coding sequence ATGAGTAAAAAATTTATGCATCATGTTTGTATTCAAACTGATAAATATGAGGAGTCTTTAGCTTTTTATAGGGATATCATGGAGTTTGAAGTTGTTAAGGAGACTGTTGGTTTTCATGGTAGAGATTTTAATACATGGCTAAAACTTGATGATTTTATGATTGAACTTCAGACAGCTAAAAAAGGAAATACTTTTAATAAATGGAGCTCTTTAAATGAAGGGATTGTTCATATGTGCTTTTTAGTAGAGGATATAGATGCTGAATATAAAAGGATAATAGAGTTGGGTTATAATAAATTTAAGATTAAAAATGGCGTAGTTATTTACGATGTAGAAGATGGTAGATTATTTAAGATTAAGGCTCCTGAAGGTACAGAAATCGAGATTAGAGATACAAATATATAA
- a CDS encoding TIGR03905 family TSCPD domain-containing protein, with product MRFSFKPNGVCCREMVFELDDNNKIIDVDFIGGCPGNLIGIKQLVIGGDATDIANRLENITCGGKSTSCPDQLSKALREALK from the coding sequence ATGAGATTTTCGTTTAAACCAAATGGTGTATGTTGTAGAGAAATGGTTTTTGAATTAGATGACAACAATAAAATAATTGACGTTGACTTCATCGGTGGTTGTCCTGGTAATTTAATCGGAATCAAACAATTAGTTATCGGTGGAGATGCTACTGATATTGCTAATAGACTTGAAAACATAACTTGTGGTGGTAAGTCTACATCTTGTCCAGACCAATTATCTAAAGCTTTAAGAGAAGCTCTTAAATAA
- a CDS encoding class I SAM-dependent methyltransferase, with amino-acid sequence MKSAVYHNYELNAGDSEDSDDLKNLLDTIKYDIGDKILLVGDIGNLGKRLRMLGVNVTILEHKDYQDVCPSLINNENCTVVRGALEYMPFDDSFFDKVIVLDHFNHTCNCKKASSEIRRVLKHKGELILEDRNLKNLKVKLKYLKHRLLGEHVHYNYPQEIFSLFSNLNFEGALKEIENERYIYVGKIK; translated from the coding sequence GTGAAGAGCGCAGTATATCATAATTATGAATTAAACGCTGGCGACAGTGAAGATTCAGATGATTTGAAAAATTTATTGGATACTATTAAGTATGATATAGGAGACAAGATATTACTTGTTGGAGATATAGGTAATTTAGGAAAAAGGCTTAGGATGCTTGGGGTTAATGTAACAATATTAGAACATAAAGACTACCAAGATGTATGTCCATCTTTAATAAACAATGAAAACTGTACTGTTGTTAGAGGAGCATTAGAATATATGCCTTTTGATGATAGCTTTTTTGATAAAGTGATAGTATTAGATCATTTTAATCACACATGTAATTGTAAGAAAGCTTCAAGTGAAATACGTAGGGTCTTAAAGCATAAAGGTGAACTTATACTAGAAGACCGTAATTTAAAAAATTTAAAGGTGAAATTAAAGTACCTTAAGCATAGACTTCTAGGAGAACACGTACATTATAATTATCCGCAGGAAATATTTAGCTTATTTTCAAATTTAAATTTTGAAGGTGCTCTCAAAGAAATAGAAAATGAAAGATACATTTATGTAGGAAAAATAAAATAA
- the hpt gene encoding hypoxanthine phosphoribosyltransferase, translating into MDIETKKWEVLCSKEQIDERLKELGAQISEDYKDKNLLVVSLLKGSFIFCADLVRQINVPVRIEFMTTASYGHGEESSGTVKVVSDINTDLNGFDVLVVDDITDSALTMDFVMKHLKAKNPASIKSCVLLDKPSRRKVELVPDYCGFTIEDKFVVGYGLNYGDYYRNVPYVFNVTNEDR; encoded by the coding sequence ATGGATATAGAAACTAAAAAATGGGAAGTTTTATGCTCTAAAGAACAAATAGATGAAAGATTAAAAGAGTTAGGTGCACAAATATCAGAAGATTATAAGGATAAAAACTTATTAGTAGTATCTTTACTAAAAGGAAGCTTTATATTCTGTGCGGATTTAGTTAGACAAATAAACGTTCCAGTTAGAATAGAGTTTATGACAACTGCAAGCTATGGACATGGAGAAGAAAGTAGTGGAACAGTAAAAGTAGTATCTGATATAAATACAGATTTAAATGGATTTGATGTACTAGTTGTAGATGATATAACTGATAGTGCTCTTACTATGGATTTTGTAATGAAACATTTAAAAGCTAAGAATCCAGCTAGTATAAAATCTTGTGTGTTATTAGATAAGCCAAGTAGAAGAAAGGTTGAATTAGTACCTGACTACTGTGGATTCACAATAGAAGATAAGTTCGTTGTTGGATATGGACTAAATTATGGTGATTACTATAGAAATGTTCCATATGTATTCAATGTAACAAATGAAGATAGATAG
- a CDS encoding YncE family protein produces the protein MKVYISNYLSKSISIIDYYTLKVEKVINLDDSICPHHFCVDKEKNLIYLPSSSDGMIYIYDMKTDKILDTVSAGGNLSQIVLCNGELFIANEDSDSIYILDRETLTPIGIIGLDYTPHGLDFDKSLNKLYVSCINSIVCIDVDKKKIEKQMKIDFKGWHLKINKENEEIYISTLDGKVVIVDMKNMKIKEVLEYFLLPLEIRFNYQNKVVYIADLGYKNIKILDSNTGKYIANIKVNGIPQGLEISSDGNFLFVSDTQNNSIKVYNCITNQLIKEIKVGKEPTTIVCM, from the coding sequence TTGAAGGTATATATATCTAACTATCTATCAAAGAGTATAAGTATAATAGATTATTATACTCTTAAAGTAGAAAAAGTAATAAATCTAGATGACAGTATATGTCCACATCATTTTTGTGTAGACAAAGAAAAAAATCTGATTTATCTACCTAGCTCGAGTGATGGAATGATTTATATTTATGATATGAAAACAGATAAAATTCTAGACACTGTTTCAGCTGGAGGTAATCTTAGTCAAATAGTTTTATGTAATGGAGAATTGTTTATAGCAAATGAAGACTCTGATAGTATATATATTTTAGATAGAGAAACCTTAACGCCAATAGGAATTATAGGATTAGATTATACACCTCATGGATTAGATTTTGATAAAAGTCTAAATAAATTATATGTATCGTGTATAAATTCAATTGTATGTATCGACGTAGATAAAAAGAAAATAGAAAAACAGATGAAAATAGATTTTAAAGGGTGGCATTTAAAAATAAATAAAGAAAATGAAGAAATATATATATCTACATTAGATGGTAAGGTGGTAATAGTAGATATGAAGAATATGAAAATTAAGGAAGTTTTAGAGTATTTTTTATTGCCATTAGAAATTAGATTTAATTATCAAAATAAAGTAGTCTATATTGCTGATCTAGGATATAAAAATATAAAAATATTAGATAGTAATACAGGTAAGTATATTGCTAATATAAAAGTAAATGGAATACCGCAAGGTTTAGAAATTTCTAGTGATGGGAATTTTTTATTTGTTTCTGATACTCAAAATAATTCTATAAAGGTATATAATTGTATAACAAACCAATTAATAAAAGAAATTAAAGTTGGAAAAGAGCCTACCACTATAGTGTGTATGTAG
- a CDS encoding ABC transporter permease, producing MKKNVKKLILGIMLISIIIPILILILWCFINSWPYPDLLPKNYSTRGFEYIFNISNLKILINSIFISMIIVIITILISVPAAKAVALYEFKGKKLFELLVLSPIIIPMISIAMGIHITFIKLKLANNLLGVIIINIIPCIPYAVRIIGDVYKLVGDRLELQAEILGASKFNIFRYITLPLILPGIIGASSMCFIISFSQYFLTMLIGGGRIITYPMIMFPYIQSGDRNISALYSIVFLVVSIIVLILIEGKIKKYYKNNEETSYLI from the coding sequence ATGAAAAAGAATGTAAAAAAATTAATTTTAGGTATAATGTTAATATCTATTATAATTCCTATATTAATACTAATACTGTGGTGTTTTATAAATAGTTGGCCATATCCTGATCTACTTCCTAAAAATTACTCAACTAGAGGATTTGAATATATATTTAATATATCTAACTTAAAAATCTTAATTAATAGTATTTTTATATCTATGATTATAGTAATTATAACAATTTTAATAAGTGTTCCGGCAGCAAAAGCAGTAGCATTATATGAATTTAAAGGTAAAAAATTATTTGAGCTATTAGTTTTATCTCCAATAATAATACCAATGATTTCTATAGCAATGGGAATACATATAACTTTTATTAAACTAAAATTAGCAAATAATTTGCTTGGAGTAATAATTATTAATATAATTCCATGCATACCATATGCGGTAAGGATTATAGGTGATGTATACAAATTAGTAGGAGATAGGCTTGAGCTACAAGCGGAGATATTAGGTGCTAGTAAATTTAATATATTTAGATATATAACTTTGCCACTTATACTTCCTGGTATAATTGGAGCTAGCAGTATGTGTTTTATAATATCTTTTAGTCAATATTTTTTAACTATGCTAATAGGCGGAGGAAGAATTATTACTTATCCAATGATAATGTTTCCTTATATACAAAGTGGAGATAGAAACATATCAGCATTATACAGTATAGTTTTTTTAGTAGTAAGTATAATAGTATTAATATTAATAGAAGGTAAAATAAAAAAATACTATAAAAATAATGAAGAAACTTCATATTTAATATAA
- a CDS encoding single-stranded DNA-binding protein, which yields MIDIKDDTNVVYLRGELSENMDFSHEIFGEKFFNTKIKINRLSESYDILPLTISERLLQEVDIKANNLVNVIGQLRSYNKNIDNKNRLVLTVFAREIKNTEENNKDPNSIFLDGYICKNPIYRKTPLGREITDLLVAINRPYNKSDYIPSIVWGRNAKFAKTLKVGDRVQMWGRVQSREYEKKTENGDVINKVAYEVSISKIKKLSENNSQI from the coding sequence ATGATAGATATAAAAGATGACACAAATGTAGTATACTTAAGAGGAGAATTAAGTGAAAATATGGATTTTAGCCATGAAATTTTTGGAGAGAAGTTTTTTAATACAAAAATAAAAATAAATAGACTAAGTGAATCTTATGACATACTTCCATTAACTATATCAGAGCGTTTGCTACAAGAAGTTGATATTAAGGCTAATAATTTAGTTAATGTAATTGGACAGCTTAGATCTTATAATAAGAACATAGATAATAAAAATAGATTAGTGTTGACTGTTTTTGCAAGAGAAATAAAAAACACTGAAGAGAATAATAAAGATCCAAATAGCATATTCCTAGACGGATATATATGTAAAAATCCTATATACAGAAAGACGCCTTTAGGAAGAGAAATAACAGATCTATTAGTTGCAATAAATAGACCATATAATAAATCTGACTATATTCCATCTATTGTTTGGGGAAGAAACGCAAAGTTTGCAAAGACTTTAAAGGTAGGGGATAGAGTTCAAATGTGGGGAAGAGTACAAAGTAGAGAATATGAAAAAAAGACTGAAAATGGAGATGTAATAAATAAGGTAGCTTACGAAGTCTCTATATCTAAAATTAAAAAACTATCTGAAAATAATAGCCAAATATAA
- a CDS encoding DUF4364 family protein — protein MFENSSEELAYHKLLILYILDKINMDLTNSQITQVVLETEMMNYFSLQQLLSQLMESKFLITYKDSDREYYSLTQKGVETLEYFLSRIPENSTKKVDEYILSNRENLLADTQVKSSFVKQSDNEFIVNLRVIENQCNLIDLNLNVSSEKQAQLICNNWKNNASDMYAEVIDLLIRNNH, from the coding sequence ATGTTTGAAAACTCATCTGAAGAGTTAGCTTATCATAAGCTATTAATTTTATACATATTAGATAAAATTAATATGGATTTAACTAATTCTCAAATAACACAAGTTGTTTTAGAAACTGAAATGATGAATTATTTTTCATTGCAACAACTTTTATCTCAACTTATGGAATCTAAGTTTTTAATTACATACAAAGACTCTGATAGAGAATACTATTCTCTTACACAAAAAGGGGTTGAAACTTTAGAATATTTTTTATCTAGAATACCAGAGAATTCTACTAAAAAAGTTGATGAGTATATACTTTCTAATAGAGAAAATTTATTAGCTGATACTCAAGTTAAATCTAGCTTTGTCAAACAAAGTGATAATGAGTTTATAGTTAATTTAAGGGTAATTGAAAATCAGTGTAATTTAATAGATTTAAATTTAAATGTTTCTTCTGAGAAACAAGCTCAACTTATCTGTAATAATTGGAAGAATAATGCATCAGATATGTATGCAGAAGTTATAGATTTACTAATACGTAACAATCATTAA
- a CDS encoding ABC transporter ATP-binding protein yields the protein MSHVKLEGLTKSFSNIEVLKNINLEIKEGEIISLLGESGCGKSTTLKVIAGILTPENGDILFDGESVKHLPTGKRDAAIVFQDYLLFPHMNVFENIEFGLKMKKIKKDLRYKKVKELIELVKLDKYESKYPFELSGGQQQRVAIARTLAINPKVLLLDEPFSNLDINLRNEMREFVLELQKKLKITTVLVTHDKEEALIMSDRIAVMVDGEIVQYDTPKNLYEKPNSKSVANIFGERNYILGKIKNNRFISNIIEINLEDSEIYSQNEDFIEVMIPKESIYIGDKGLQGRIIKRKYAGENTYYEIELGNQTLKCSSCNHDYNVGDCVKVSIDNSKLVYFKNNRVI from the coding sequence ATGTCACATGTAAAATTAGAAGGTTTAACTAAGAGTTTTAGCAATATAGAAGTATTGAAAAATATCAATTTAGAAATAAAAGAAGGTGAAATAATATCCTTATTAGGAGAGTCTGGATGTGGGAAAAGTACAACACTTAAAGTTATAGCAGGTATATTAACACCTGAGAATGGTGATATTTTATTTGATGGAGAGAGTGTTAAACACTTGCCCACTGGAAAAAGAGATGCAGCTATAGTATTTCAAGATTATTTATTGTTTCCGCATATGAACGTTTTTGAAAATATAGAGTTCGGTTTAAAGATGAAAAAAATCAAAAAAGATTTAAGATATAAAAAAGTAAAAGAGCTAATAGAATTAGTGAAATTAGATAAATATGAAAGTAAGTATCCTTTTGAACTATCGGGAGGTCAACAACAAAGGGTGGCTATAGCAAGGACATTGGCTATAAATCCGAAGGTTTTATTATTAGATGAACCATTTTCTAATTTAGATATAAACTTAAGAAATGAAATGAGAGAATTTGTTTTAGAACTGCAAAAAAAACTAAAGATAACAACTGTATTAGTGACTCATGATAAAGAAGAAGCCTTGATAATGAGTGATAGAATAGCAGTTATGGTTGATGGTGAGATAGTTCAGTACGATACTCCTAAAAACCTTTACGAAAAACCAAACAGTAAATCTGTAGCTAATATTTTTGGTGAACGAAATTATATATTAGGAAAAATAAAAAATAATAGATTTATAAGTAATATAATAGAAATTAATTTAGAAGATAGTGAAATATATTCACAAAATGAGGATTTTATAGAAGTAATGATTCCTAAAGAAAGTATATATATAGGAGATAAAGGTTTACAAGGAAGAATAATAAAAAGAAAGTATGCAGGGGAAAATACCTATTATGAAATTGAATTAGGAAATCAAACATTAAAATGTAGTAGTTGCAATCATGACTATAATGTTGGAGACTGTGTGAAAGTATCTATAGATAACAGTAAGTTAGTATATTTTAAAAATAATAGAGTGATCTAA
- a CDS encoding sigma-54-dependent Fis family transcriptional regulator — protein sequence MITMNSLEYIKEDIQNIAEAILAVLDIDVTIVDDKLIRIAGTGRYIDKIGEKLDGYSAFKKSLQEQVSIIIDDPHVSTICKECDNKLYCKEHAEVCCPIMLDGYTYGVIGLIAFTESQRNIIKNNKDGLLNFLGKMADLISNKLKAQIKADELEFEKKKLEILIDSMDKAIVSIDVNGYIDRYNSKFKKMFSLNNIDIENKSIVNVLDFINEPLNKDFKKYKSGMFFYRKGSYEIKGIYNINKIIVKDKLKGYVIDFIDKREAIKNYNRINKDYKIILDNIIGESNLIKSIKKEAFIASKSSSTVLISGESGTGKELFARAIHNHSNRVDNPFIAVNCAAIPDNLLESELFGYEEGAFTGAKKGGKLGKFELAHKGTIFLDEIGDMSLHLQAKLLRVLQEKELDKIGGKTNVSIDVRIIAATNKDLEDMVSKGNFREDLYYRLNVIPIHLPSLRERKEDIPLLIDFTIKEYSKKLGKNVEYVDKDVLKVMINYKWPGNIRELQNIIEYSINMSSSSVITLDVIPQKLKNNSCHEAIEKSGEIRTLDNLEKEEIIKALNKFKDYKKDKELAAKALGISRATLYRKLEKYKIVSK from the coding sequence ATGATAACTATGAATAGTTTAGAATATATAAAAGAAGATATTCAAAATATTGCAGAGGCCATATTAGCCGTTCTTGATATAGATGTAACTATAGTTGATGATAAATTAATAAGGATAGCTGGTACAGGTAGATATATAGATAAAATAGGTGAAAAGTTAGATGGATATTCTGCATTTAAAAAATCTTTACAAGAACAGGTATCTATAATTATTGACGACCCCCATGTTAGTACAATATGTAAAGAATGTGATAACAAACTTTACTGTAAAGAACATGCAGAAGTTTGTTGTCCTATTATGCTAGATGGTTACACTTATGGGGTTATTGGATTAATTGCATTTACAGAATCTCAAAGAAATATTATAAAAAACAACAAAGATGGACTTTTGAATTTCTTAGGTAAAATGGCAGATTTGATATCTAATAAATTAAAGGCGCAAATAAAAGCTGATGAACTTGAGTTTGAGAAGAAAAAGCTTGAAATACTTATAGATAGTATGGATAAGGCTATAGTATCTATTGATGTTAATGGCTATATAGATAGATACAACTCTAAGTTTAAAAAAATGTTCAGCTTAAATAATATAGATATAGAGAATAAAAGTATAGTAAATGTTTTAGATTTTATAAATGAGCCTCTTAATAAGGATTTTAAAAAATATAAATCAGGTATGTTCTTTTATAGAAAAGGATCTTATGAAATAAAGGGAATTTATAATATAAACAAAATCATAGTAAAAGATAAATTAAAAGGTTATGTAATTGACTTTATAGATAAGAGAGAAGCAATTAAAAACTACAATAGAATAAATAAGGACTATAAAATAATATTAGATAATATTATTGGTGAAAGTAATTTAATAAAAAGTATAAAAAAAGAAGCTTTTATAGCTTCAAAATCTAGTTCAACAGTTTTAATAAGCGGAGAAAGTGGTACAGGAAAAGAGTTATTTGCAAGAGCAATTCATAATCATAGTAATAGAGTAGATAATCCTTTTATAGCTGTAAATTGTGCAGCAATACCAGATAACCTTTTGGAAAGTGAATTATTTGGATACGAAGAGGGAGCATTTACAGGAGCTAAAAAAGGTGGAAAACTAGGTAAATTTGAATTAGCTCATAAAGGGACCATATTTTTAGATGAAATAGGCGATATGAGCCTTCATCTTCAAGCAAAATTACTTAGAGTATTACAAGAAAAAGAGCTTGATAAAATAGGTGGAAAAACAAATGTATCTATAGATGTAAGAATTATTGCAGCTACTAATAAGGATTTAGAAGATATGGTATCTAAAGGAAACTTTAGGGAAGATCTATATTATAGATTAAATGTTATTCCAATACATTTACCAAGTTTAAGAGAGCGAAAAGAGGATATACCATTATTAATAGATTTTACAATAAAAGAGTATTCGAAGAAATTAGGAAAAAATGTAGAGTATGTAGATAAAGATGTTTTAAAAGTGATGATAAATTATAAGTGGCCAGGGAATATAAGAGAGCTTCAAAATATAATTGAATATAGTATTAATATGTCTTCATCATCTGTAATAACTTTAGACGTTATTCCTCAAAAATTAAAAAATAATAGCTGCCATGAAGCTATTGAAAAGTCTGGTGAAATTAGAACTTTAGATAATTTAGAAAAAGAAGAAATTATAAAAGCTTTAAATAAATTTAAAGATTATAAAAAAGATAAAGAATTAGCGGCAAAGGCTCTAGGTATATCAAGGGCAACTTTATATAGAAAATTAGAAAAATATAAAATAGTCTCAAAGTGA
- a CDS encoding DUF4397 domain-containing protein yields the protein MRNWNGKYSLVRFLHAVPDGEEVDIYINGTPFYKGLEFTEFSPYVYIPEGNYTVTVYLEDTRENPIVTQSINVKVNELVTIAIVGDGKNIELIPVVEETEIVSGNNSKVRVVHLSPNAPAVNIAVDGQEIFSNVKYKDITEYIPLPARTYAVNVNEAVTNKQLLQNQVTINPGRIYTFYAVGNMPNAEVIQSLDGATFMK from the coding sequence GTGAGAAATTGGAATGGAAAATATTCTTTAGTTAGATTTCTTCATGCAGTACCAGATGGTGAAGAAGTAGATATTTATATAAATGGTACTCCATTTTATAAGGGATTAGAATTTACAGAGTTTAGTCCTTATGTTTATATACCAGAAGGAAATTATACAGTTACGGTGTATTTAGAGGATACTAGAGAAAATCCTATAGTGACTCAAAGTATAAATGTAAAAGTTAATGAGTTAGTTACAATTGCAATAGTAGGTGATGGTAAAAATATAGAGTTAATACCAGTAGTTGAGGAAACAGAAATCGTTAGTGGAAATAATTCTAAAGTTAGAGTAGTACATCTATCACCAAATGCACCTGCAGTAAATATAGCTGTGGATGGTCAAGAAATATTTAGTAATGTAAAATATAAAGATATAACGGAATATATACCATTACCTGCAAGAACTTATGCAGTAAATGTAAATGAAGCTGTTACTAATAAGCAACTTCTTCAAAATCAAGTGACAATAAACCCAGGTAGAATATACACATTTTATGCAGTTGGAAATATGCCAAATGCAGAAGTTATCCAATCTTTAGATGGAGCAACATTCATGAAGTAA